The following is a genomic window from Dermacentor variabilis isolate Ectoservices chromosome 11, ASM5094787v1, whole genome shotgun sequence.
CAAGCCTGTCGTGCAGCGTATTTACAGACGCGTTCAAGGTTTTGTTTGTGTTATTCAACTGAGGTATCGCTTTGACTTGGTCCCTGACAACCTGCAACGTATTCTCACCTTGTTTTATTGTCTCGCTCAAGGCGGCTAAATACGTTTTCATGGCTTGTTGCCCGTCATGCAGTGTCTCAAGCGCACTGCTGTGTTAGGACCTGGTTTCGACTCAATGTCACCAGATAACAACAGGCACAGAGAAGCGAATGACAAATAAAACACttttgggcacggcagcactacaATGAAGAGGTTATCATACTTGTAACCATAATACGAATACAAACCAACCTGTTGAAGGAACAGAAGACGAGTTACAGGCGACATGGCTCCTGCcgtgccaccgtgcccactgatGCAGGCTGTTGAATCCGCGGCCTTTATAGGACAGGACGAAGTTCCCGTGATGCTCCTGTAGTATCTTCTGCCGAGGGTGTCGCTGACACGCACTTCCCAGTCGAGGACGGCCATATCAGGAACGGGTGCAGCGATACACGTGTTGTATGCATTCTCATGGCAAGATGCGCAGACCAAGAGCGCCTGTTGAAGGAACAGAAGACgagttacaggtgacatggcttctgcggtgccaccgtgcccaatcCGATGTGAACGTTCGTACGTTCCCGTTCACTTAGGCTACCAGTCGCAGTCTGCGCCGCTTTCTTTAATTATGTGGGACAACGTAAATTTTATTTTCCCAGATCCGCTGTTTGCTTCTTATTCCAAATGGGCAACAAGTGGAGGCCATCTCAAAAGAGCAGCGTTATCGACTACCTCGTTAAACTACCAACAATGTTAGATCTGGGAGCTGCATTTCCTATTGAAAATTACGCATTTTTAATGAGACTTCATATGCTCAAAGCTTAAGAAACGTGTAACTTAAGGAACATCCCAATTGTGGGAATGAAAATATTACGAAAAATGAGGAATCACCGGGATAACAAAGTACTAAAGTATCCGCCTCACTGCTTTCGATGGTGCCTGCGACTAACACCAGTGCGAATAA
Proteins encoded in this region:
- the LOC142564777 gene encoding uncharacterized protein LOC142564777 gives rise to the protein MYPASIDSGRTLELKALLVCASCHENAYNTCIAAPVPDMAVLDWEVRVSDTLGRRYYRSITGTSSCPIKAADSTACISGHGGTAGAMSPVTRLLFLQQVGLYSYYGYKYDNLFIVVLPCPKVFYLSFASLCLLLSGDIESKPGPNTAVRLRHCMTGNKP